From Vigna angularis cultivar LongXiaoDou No.4 chromosome 11, ASM1680809v1, whole genome shotgun sequence:
CTTGGACTACtagaaatcaagaaaaaacTCATGGATGAGAACTACTCTCACATGTGCTTTAAACTCtcaatttttcatatatttcagAAGTTATCTTCGAAGGAAAGACATTGCTATACTAGCCTTGGCGGAGAATATTACagaaaaaagagaatgaaattcgaaaatttaaatttaaatctgcTGCCATTCCTGATATCTATTCGActataattgttttttgttttgaacatgTGTATGATTTCAATAAGgtcttttttacattttaacgAGCTTATAACAATTTAGGATTGTCTATTGACCATAAGTTTtctataatttgtattatttagttattaaattgcttttcttcatttttaataGAATGGACACGTTAAAAAGACATATTCCTGTTTCTGGTCAAGAGGGATTGCATGAACTTCAGAAGATTGCTCAAAGGTTTGAAGAGAAGATGTTTACTGCTGCAACAAGCCAGGTACATATTTGATTATAGATTTATCAATTTGTGATTATGTTTACAATAACATTCTATTTGAAAGTTTGTGATTATGTTTACAATAACATTCTATTTGAAAGATTGATGGTTAAATGTGATATTCCCTTATTTCAGTCTGATTATCTACGAAAAATATCTTTGAAGATGCTTACCATGGAGACTAAATCCCAGGGCAGCATGGCCAATGCTCCAAATCAAGGTGGTCCACGTAACAAACCTCCCGATCCAGATCagcttttaaaatttttccattgatattaacattttaaaatttatctctaAAAACATTGCAATGTCTGTGTCTATATTCGTTGTTGACTTGCAATTTTGGTTTCCTTTGCCATTCCCGATAGGTTTTAGTAtctaaagaaaaatttatttttaattgtttggtttGAATTTGAACACCAAATACATGTTAAAGAGGACTTAACTATTCAAATAGGACCAGTACGAGTCTTAGATGTGCAAACTAAGACGTTGCGAGGGAAGGACATTCGCACAGTGAAGGTGCTATGGGATGAAACTACTCAGAAAATGACTTGGGAACTAGAGGAGGTTATGAAGAAGGAGTATCCTTGTCTTTTTGGTAAGTAGAGCAATTTTCGATGATGAAAATTCTTTTGAGGAGGGGTGAATGTAAGACCCAGGAAATATGTGGTAATTAGGGAAATATGTGGTAATTAGGGAAATATGTGGTAATTAGGGAAATATGTGGTAATTAGGGTGAATGTTGTAGAATTGACTATCTTTTGTttctacttttattattataaagaaaaccCATAGGCTAGCCTTAACCCATAGGGCTTTTAGGGATATCTGGTCCGGTAGGTTTTTTTAATGAGAATTTTTTTGGCCCTGTGGGCTTTTTTAGCCCCAACTCACATGGGTTAGGGCCAAATCTTATAAAATGGGCCGCTTTGACAGCTCTAGCTCCAGGTGATGCTATGTTGATAGTAGTGTTATTATAATGATTATAGTTGATAGTAGTGTTATTATAATgattatagtaagtagttaacTTAACCGTTAATGAATTGATAAACCAagggtctatgtgtgagatgttagtgatgataTCAAAGTTCAAGGGTCAAGAATCGAGGATTG
This genomic window contains:
- the LOC108333448 gene encoding mediator of RNA polymerase II transcription subunit 15a isoform X3 produces the protein MDNNNWRPNHSNEANMDTSSWRGGLQQESRQRIVNKIMDTLKRHIPVSGQEGLHELQKIAQRFEEKMFTAATSQSDYLRKISLKMLTMETKSQGSMANAPNQDDVADGAEAG
- the LOC108333448 gene encoding mediator of RNA polymerase II transcription subunit 15a isoform X1 — encoded protein: MDNNNWRPNHSNEANMDTSSWRGGLQQESRQRIVNKIMDTLKRHIPVSGQEGLHELQKIAQRFEEKMFTAATSQSDYLRKISLKMLTMETKSQGSMANAPNQGPVRVLDVQTKTLRGKDIRTVKVLWDETTQKMTWELEEVMKKEYPCLFDDVADGAEAG
- the LOC108333448 gene encoding mediator of RNA polymerase II transcription subunit 15a isoform X2; this encodes MDNNNWRPNHSNEANMDTSSWRGGLQQESRQRIVNKIMDTLKRHIPVSGQEGLHELQKIAQRFEEKMFTAATSQSDYLRKISLKMLTMETKSQGSMANAPNQVRVLDVQTKTLRGKDIRTVKVLWDETTQKMTWELEEVMKKEYPCLFDDVADGAEAG